A stretch of Clostridium sp. BJN0001 DNA encodes these proteins:
- the carA gene encoding glutamine-hydrolyzing carbamoyl-phosphate synthase small subunit — MKAKLILENGMIFEGKAFGYLKESVGEVVFTTGMTGYQEVLTDPSYYGQIVTMTYPLIGNYGINLQDMESQSVKVSGFIVREKCDSPSNFRCEFELDTFLKQSKVIGLEGIDTRALTKVLRNNGTMKGIIALEDIDEKTVKEKLDSLSLKDAVKEVTTKKKYIIEGTGKHVAVIDYGIKNNILRNFKKRGCKLTVFPATASAQEILDVNPDLVFLSNGPGDPRDLDYAIENIKLLIGKKPITGICLGNQLIALALGGKIAKLKFGHRGCNHPVKDLEQNMVHITSQNHGYVVETLPEDMEITHVNINDGTCEGMKHKSLPIFSVQFHPEASAGPKDSEYIFDKFLQYAL, encoded by the coding sequence ATGAAGGCAAAGCTTATATTGGAAAATGGTATGATTTTTGAAGGTAAAGCCTTTGGTTACCTTAAAGAAAGCGTTGGGGAAGTAGTTTTTACAACAGGGATGACAGGATATCAGGAAGTTTTAACTGATCCATCTTATTATGGTCAGATAGTAACTATGACATATCCTTTAATCGGAAATTACGGAATTAATCTTCAAGATATGGAATCTCAATCTGTAAAGGTCAGTGGATTTATTGTGAGAGAAAAATGTGATTCTCCAAGTAACTTTAGATGTGAATTTGAACTTGATACTTTCTTAAAACAGTCAAAAGTAATAGGACTTGAAGGAATTGATACAAGGGCATTAACAAAAGTATTAAGAAATAACGGAACAATGAAAGGAATAATAGCATTAGAAGACATTGATGAAAAGACAGTAAAAGAAAAGCTTGATTCCCTTTCTCTTAAAGATGCAGTAAAGGAAGTTACAACAAAAAAGAAGTACATAATTGAAGGAACAGGAAAACATGTTGCTGTTATAGATTATGGTATTAAAAATAATATATTAAGAAACTTCAAGAAAAGAGGATGTAAACTTACAGTATTCCCTGCAACAGCATCAGCACAGGAAATATTAGATGTAAATCCTGATCTTGTATTCTTATCAAATGGACCTGGAGATCCAAGAGACTTAGATTATGCAATAGAAAACATAAAACTTTTAATTGGAAAGAAACCAATAACAGGAATATGTCTTGGAAATCAGCTTATCGCACTTGCTTTAGGCGGAAAAATTGCAAAATTGAAGTTTGGTCATAGAGGATGCAACCATCCTGTTAAGGATCTTGAACAAAATATGGTTCATATTACTTCTCAGAATCATGGATATGTTGTTGAAACTCTTCCAGAAGATATGGAAATAACACACGTTAATATAAATGATGGAACTTGTGAAGGAATGAAACATAAGTCTCTTCCAATTTTCTCAGTTCAGTTCCACCCAGAAGCATCAGCTGGTCCAAAAGACAGCGAATATATATTTGATAAATTTTTACAATATGCACTATAG
- the carB gene encoding carbamoyl-phosphate synthase large subunit, translated as MPLNKSIKKVLVIGSGPIVIGQAAEFDYSGTQACEALRSEGIEVVLVNSNPATIMTDKEVADKVYLEPLTVEFVEKVIAKERPDSLLAGMGGQTGLNLAVELYEKGVLDKYNVKVIGTSVESIKEGEDRELFRNMMNRIGEPVIKSEIITDLQAGLDFADKIGYPVIVRPAYTLGGSGGGIANDKEELKVILTNGLQLSTIHQVLLEKSVKGWKEIEYEVMRDSYGNCITVCNMENIDPVGIHTGDSIVVAPSQTLSDKEYQMLRTASINIINAVGIEGGCNVQFSLNPDTFEYAVIEINPRVSRSSALASKATGYPIAKLAAKIALGYGLDEIKNAVTGKTYACFEPALDYVVVKIPKWPFDKFFGATRQLGTKMMATGEVMAIGSNFEQAFLKGVRSLEIGKFSLDHKKFKELSMEQLKERVMSPDDERIFALAEMLRRDYLPESIHKITGIDMFFIDKFKWIVDEEQRLKLSTIDDLDKEWLYALKKKGFSDKAISDMLKVNPDDIYKLRDIWNIKPSYKMVDTCAGEFEAVSPYYYSTYDKYDEVKVSNNKKVIVIGSGPIRIGQGIEFDYASVHCVKALKKLGIETIIVNNNPETVSTDFDISDKLYFEPLTEEDVLNIIDKEKPDGVILQFGGQTAIKLANFLKEKNVKTLGTTADQIDMAEDREKFDELLEKLDISRPKGKGIWSIEEGLEEARRLGFPVLVRPSYVIGGQGMEITHDEDELTYYLDNAFAKDKKNPILIDKYLMGREIEVDAISDGSDVLIPGVMEHLERAGVHSGDSVTMYPSQNIEPFMKDKILDYTKKLALEIGITGMINIQFIEFEQNLYVIEVNPRASRTVPYISKVSGVPIVDIATKVMLGEKLKNLGYGVDIYKEPKLVSVKVPVFSTQKLPNVEVCLGPEMRSTGEVLGVGRNVHEALYKGFIAAGMYPSKEKGVILATVNKHDKKEFLPIAKELAEVGYKFIATKGTCKLLKDEGIDAEEVRRIEEEKPNILDLVKQRDVDLVINTPTKGNDSTRDGFLIRRAAVERNIGVITALDTLRAIADVELLKLDTRKDLEVFDIAEGK; from the coding sequence ATGCCATTAAATAAAAGTATTAAAAAAGTTTTAGTTATAGGTTCTGGTCCTATAGTAATAGGTCAGGCAGCAGAATTTGATTACTCAGGTACTCAGGCCTGTGAAGCATTAAGATCAGAAGGAATAGAAGTTGTACTTGTTAATTCAAATCCAGCAACAATAATGACAGATAAAGAGGTCGCAGATAAAGTATATTTAGAACCTCTTACTGTAGAATTTGTTGAAAAAGTTATTGCAAAAGAAAGACCAGATAGTCTTCTTGCAGGAATGGGCGGACAGACAGGATTAAATTTAGCAGTAGAACTTTATGAAAAAGGTGTTTTAGATAAATATAACGTAAAAGTAATCGGAACATCAGTTGAGTCAATAAAAGAAGGCGAAGACAGGGAACTATTCAGAAATATGATGAACAGAATAGGAGAACCTGTAATAAAAAGTGAAATTATAACAGATTTACAAGCTGGTCTTGATTTTGCAGATAAAATCGGATATCCAGTTATAGTAAGACCTGCATATACACTTGGTGGTTCAGGTGGTGGAATAGCTAATGATAAAGAAGAATTAAAAGTTATTTTAACAAATGGACTTCAGCTTAGTACAATTCATCAGGTACTTCTTGAAAAGAGTGTTAAAGGATGGAAAGAAATAGAATACGAGGTAATGAGAGATTCATACGGTAACTGCATTACAGTATGTAATATGGAAAACATTGATCCAGTTGGTATTCATACAGGAGACAGCATAGTTGTTGCACCATCTCAGACACTTTCAGATAAAGAATATCAGATGCTTAGAACTGCATCAATTAACATCATAAATGCAGTAGGAATTGAAGGAGGATGTAACGTTCAGTTCTCATTAAATCCTGATACATTTGAATATGCAGTAATTGAAATAAATCCTAGAGTTTCAAGAAGTTCTGCGTTAGCATCTAAAGCAACAGGATACCCAATAGCTAAGCTTGCAGCTAAGATAGCTCTTGGATATGGTCTTGATGAAATAAAAAATGCTGTTACAGGAAAAACTTATGCATGCTTTGAACCAGCACTTGACTATGTAGTAGTTAAAATACCAAAATGGCCATTTGATAAATTCTTTGGAGCAACAAGACAGCTTGGAACAAAGATGATGGCAACAGGAGAGGTAATGGCTATAGGTTCAAACTTTGAGCAGGCATTCTTAAAAGGTGTAAGAAGTCTTGAAATAGGTAAATTCTCATTAGACCATAAAAAGTTTAAAGAATTAAGTATGGAACAACTTAAAGAAAGAGTAATGTCACCAGATGATGAAAGAATATTTGCTTTAGCTGAAATGTTAAGACGTGATTATCTTCCTGAAAGTATACATAAAATAACAGGAATAGATATGTTCTTTATTGATAAGTTTAAGTGGATTGTTGATGAAGAACAAAGATTAAAGCTAAGCACAATAGATGATCTTGATAAAGAATGGCTTTATGCTTTAAAGAAAAAAGGTTTTTCAGATAAAGCTATCTCAGATATGCTTAAAGTAAATCCTGATGATATTTATAAATTAAGAGATATATGGAATATAAAACCTTCATATAAAATGGTTGATACATGTGCAGGAGAATTTGAAGCAGTTTCACCATATTATTATTCAACATATGATAAGTATGATGAAGTTAAGGTATCAAACAATAAAAAGGTAATAGTAATAGGATCAGGTCCTATAAGAATAGGTCAGGGAATAGAATTCGATTATGCATCTGTTCACTGCGTAAAAGCACTTAAAAAGCTTGGAATTGAAACAATAATAGTAAATAATAACCCAGAAACAGTAAGTACAGATTTTGATATTTCTGATAAGTTATATTTTGAACCTCTTACTGAAGAAGATGTTTTAAATATTATAGATAAAGAAAAACCAGACGGAGTAATTCTTCAATTTGGTGGTCAGACAGCAATAAAACTTGCAAACTTCTTAAAGGAAAAGAATGTTAAGACTCTTGGAACTACTGCAGATCAGATTGATATGGCAGAAGATAGAGAAAAATTCGATGAACTTCTTGAAAAACTTGATATTTCAAGACCAAAGGGTAAGGGAATCTGGTCAATTGAAGAAGGACTTGAAGAAGCAAGAAGACTTGGATTCCCAGTACTTGTTAGACCTTCATATGTAATTGGAGGACAGGGAATGGAAATTACTCATGATGAAGATGAGCTTACTTATTATCTTGACAATGCATTTGCTAAGGATAAGAAGAACCCTATTCTGATAGATAAATATCTTATGGGAAGAGAAATAGAAGTAGATGCGATTTCAGATGGCAGCGATGTATTAATTCCAGGAGTAATGGAACACTTAGAAAGAGCCGGAGTTCATTCAGGAGATAGTGTTACAATGTATCCAAGTCAAAATATTGAACCTTTCATGAAGGACAAAATTTTAGACTATACTAAAAAGCTTGCTTTAGAAATCGGAATTACAGGAATGATAAATATTCAGTTCATAGAATTTGAGCAGAATTTATATGTAATTGAAGTAAATCCTAGAGCATCAAGAACTGTACCATATATAAGTAAGGTAAGTGGTGTACCTATAGTTGATATAGCAACAAAAGTAATGCTTGGTGAAAAGCTTAAAAATTTAGGATACGGTGTTGATATCTATAAAGAACCTAAATTAGTATCAGTAAAGGTACCAGTATTCTCAACTCAAAAGCTTCCAAACGTAGAAGTATGCCTTGGACCTGAAATGAGATCAACAGGAGAAGTTTTAGGAGTAGGAAGAAATGTTCATGAAGCCCTTTATAAAGGATTTATCGCAGCAGGAATGTATCCATCAAAAGAAAAAGGTGTAATCCTTGCTACAGTAAATAAACATGATAAGAAAGAATTCCTTCCAATAGCAAAAGAACTTGCAGAAGTAGGATATAAATTCATCGCAACAAAAGGAACATGCAAATTATTAAAAGATGAAGGAATTGATGCTGAGGAAGTAAGAAGAATAGAAGAAGAAAAACCTAATATACTAGATTTAGTTAAACAAAGAGACGTAGATTTAGTTATTAATACTCCTACAAAAGGAAATGATTCAACAAGAGATGGATTCTTAATAAGAAGAGCTGCTGTTGAAAGAAATATAGGTGTAATAACTGCTCTTGATACATTAAGAGCTATTGCAGATGTAGAACTTCTAAAGCTTGATACAAGAAAAGATCTTGAAGTTTTTGATATAGCAGAAGGAAAATAA
- a CDS encoding HD-GYP domain-containing protein has product MRLVPVECLKNNSVLAKNIYNYDGEILIKSGIALTDSLINKLRSLHISSAYIIDEYSLYEVEDIIKPELICKSIHTIKEVFSDIERVCIRYDNNKLTISEIDDKQLEYFNSINQIAQNIINSIANNNNVIFSLVDLKNMDIYTYSHSLNVAIISLTLGIALNMNEQDLTSLCIGALVHDIGKAFIPKSILLKPGKLTKKEFETVKKHSELGYEFLRDNPYFNISSKKIVLEHHEHYDGNGYPYKKSGKDISRFARIVCIADVYDALTSNRAYKRALIPTDSLEYLMSNSGTLFDPELLTIFCRIAIPFPHGTIVDLSNGDMAQVEKTLPNYPLRPIVKIIKSNEKGNIGKTLDLINNPSIVIANMK; this is encoded by the coding sequence ATGAGACTGGTCCCTGTTGAATGTTTAAAAAACAATTCTGTACTAGCCAAAAACATATATAATTATGACGGTGAAATTCTTATAAAGTCAGGAATTGCACTTACTGATTCGTTAATAAATAAATTAAGGAGTCTACATATATCCTCAGCATACATAATAGATGAATACAGTCTTTACGAAGTTGAAGACATTATTAAACCTGAACTAATATGTAAATCAATACATACAATTAAAGAAGTTTTTTCAGATATTGAGAGAGTTTGTATACGTTATGATAATAATAAATTAACCATATCAGAAATTGATGATAAACAGCTCGAATATTTTAATTCAATAAATCAAATTGCTCAAAACATTATTAACAGCATAGCTAATAACAATAACGTTATATTTTCACTTGTTGATTTAAAAAATATGGATATATATACATATTCCCATAGTCTTAATGTTGCGATTATTTCTCTTACTTTAGGTATTGCTTTAAATATGAATGAACAAGACCTTACTTCATTATGTATAGGTGCTCTTGTACATGATATTGGAAAAGCTTTTATTCCTAAAAGTATACTTCTTAAACCAGGAAAGCTTACAAAAAAGGAATTTGAGACAGTAAAAAAACATTCTGAACTTGGATATGAATTTTTAAGAGATAATCCTTATTTTAATATATCTAGTAAAAAAATTGTTCTTGAACATCACGAACATTATGATGGAAATGGTTATCCATACAAAAAATCAGGAAAAGATATATCAAGGTTTGCAAGGATAGTATGTATAGCTGATGTTTATGATGCTCTTACATCAAATAGAGCTTATAAAAGAGCACTTATACCAACAGATTCTCTTGAATACTTGATGAGTAATTCTGGTACACTTTTTGATCCAGAACTCTTAACAATATTTTGTAGAATAGCAATTCCATTTCCTCATGGAACAATAGTTGATTTAAGTAATGGAGATATGGCACAAGTTGAAAAAACACTTCCAAACTATCCATTAAGACCTATTGTTAAAATAATAAAAAGTAATGAAAAAGGTAATATTGGAAAGACTTTGGATTTAATAAACAATCCTTCAATAGTCATTGCAAATATGAAATAA
- a CDS encoding glutamine synthetase translates to MDNLLYVILEENHNETDIREILKNHPEIKFASFVGIDLSGNDTDEKIPIKLFLEDLPSFLEGVAIQTDGSSVVLPGIATLDDAKVDMITDLHCKWLIDYNYNYIDPETNKPVGTLRIPCFLYHNNKPVDSRHILVSAVKAIKENLMKIFKEHPNTLKVFNITADDIEDIGVTSATELECWVKTPNDVAQVEELSTSQVLHEHYWTRTKGAVRTSLEETLILMNKYGFEPEMGHKEVGGVKAKVNSSGDYDHVMEQMEVDWKYADALQAADNELFVRILIQETFRRNGLDVTFMAKPIDKVAGSGMHTHFSIIIKLKNGKRINIFNGPKDQFLSIVGYGAIMGILKNYEVMNPFISSTNNSLKRLKPGFEAPICVVTSLGRAPEIPSRNRTVLAGLIRDEHSQMATRFELRSPNPHTNTYLAMAVTCMAMLDGILYAANSNKSEAELLKELSKEAGDSADYLEKSRKYRTEDNIFEDFTEAERDKFFGKAPATVYENISQLDKNQEKIKCLKRNDVFTDMILHSFKLAALERWNTEISHRVINNYMDEIRSFVPLHSLDKVLDLDISRWMKIHDLRQYIMKDTYTKKGLFTKIKEAFSNEDFEEASRLYLELEDKMDALRNLYSQYKKNLLDI, encoded by the coding sequence ATGGATAATTTACTTTATGTAATACTTGAAGAAAATCATAACGAAACAGATATACGAGAAATATTAAAAAACCATCCGGAGATAAAATTTGCATCTTTCGTTGGAATAGATTTATCAGGAAATGATACTGATGAAAAAATTCCAATCAAACTTTTCTTAGAAGACTTACCTTCTTTTCTTGAAGGCGTAGCAATACAGACAGATGGTTCATCAGTTGTTCTTCCAGGAATTGCAACTCTTGATGATGCAAAAGTTGATATGATAACAGATTTACACTGCAAATGGCTTATAGATTATAATTATAACTATATAGATCCAGAAACTAATAAGCCAGTAGGAACTCTTAGAATTCCTTGTTTTTTATATCACAACAACAAGCCAGTTGATTCAAGACACATTCTTGTATCAGCCGTAAAAGCAATAAAAGAAAATCTTATGAAAATATTCAAAGAACATCCAAATACTTTAAAAGTATTTAATATTACTGCTGATGATATAGAAGATATCGGAGTTACTTCTGCTACAGAACTTGAATGTTGGGTTAAGACTCCAAATGATGTAGCTCAGGTTGAAGAACTTTCTACTTCACAGGTTCTACATGAACATTACTGGACACGTACTAAGGGTGCTGTAAGAACATCTCTTGAAGAAACTCTTATATTAATGAATAAATATGGTTTTGAACCAGAAATGGGTCATAAAGAAGTTGGTGGTGTAAAAGCCAAAGTAAATTCTTCTGGTGATTATGATCACGTAATGGAACAAATGGAAGTTGACTGGAAATATGCTGATGCACTTCAGGCTGCTGATAATGAACTTTTCGTAAGAATTCTTATACAAGAAACTTTCAGAAGAAATGGTCTTGATGTTACATTCATGGCTAAGCCTATTGATAAAGTTGCAGGTTCAGGAATGCATACTCATTTCAGTATCATAATAAAATTAAAAAATGGAAAAAGAATTAACATATTTAATGGACCTAAGGATCAATTCTTAAGTATCGTAGGATATGGTGCCATAATGGGAATTCTTAAAAACTACGAAGTAATGAATCCATTTATCTCTTCAACAAACAATTCATTAAAGAGATTAAAACCAGGATTTGAAGCTCCAATATGTGTTGTTACATCACTTGGAAGAGCACCTGAAATTCCTTCAAGAAACAGAACAGTTCTTGCTGGATTAATAAGAGATGAACATTCTCAAATGGCAACAAGATTCGAACTTCGTTCACCAAATCCTCATACTAATACTTATCTTGCAATGGCTGTTACATGCATGGCTATGCTTGATGGTATATTATATGCTGCAAATAGCAATAAATCAGAAGCAGAACTTCTTAAGGAATTATCAAAAGAAGCTGGAGACAGTGCAGATTATCTTGAGAAATCTCGTAAATACAGAACTGAGGATAATATATTTGAAGACTTTACAGAAGCAGAAAGAGACAAATTCTTCGGAAAAGCTCCTGCTACAGTTTATGAAAATATTTCACAGCTTGATAAGAACCAAGAAAAAATCAAATGCTTAAAGAGAAATGACGTATTTACAGATATGATTTTACATAGCTTTAAGCTTGCTGCTCTTGAAAGATGGAATACTGAAATATCTCACAGAGTTATAAATAACTATATGGATGAAATTCGTTCATTTGTACCTCTTCACTCTCTTGACAAGGTTCTTGATCTTGATATATCAAGATGGATGAAGATACATGATTTAAGACAATATATAATGAAAGATACATATACTAAAAAAGGATTATTCACAAAGATAAAAGAAGCTTTCTCTAATGAAGACTTCGAAGAAGCTTCAAGACTTTATCTTGAACTTGAAGATAAAATGGATGCCCTTAGAAATCTATATTCACAGTATAAAAAGAATCTTTTAGACATTTAA
- the murI gene encoding glutamate racemase: MDIKDKPIGFFDSGVGGLSVLREAIKLLPNENFIYFGDSKNAPYGVKKLSEVQNLTVEAAEFLYSKDVKAIVIACNTATSAAIEILRNKYKDSIIIGIEPALKPAVELKREGKIIIMATPMTLREKKFKNLMFKYKDEGDIVSLPCPELVEFVERGILEGEQLSKYLKNKFSEYLDEKIAAVVLGCTHYPFVKNTLSKIIGNDIPIIDGGFGTSSELKRQLAENSCFSDRKCKGSVKVYNSLNDKNIIDFCYNLINTR; this comes from the coding sequence TTGGATATAAAAGATAAACCTATAGGATTTTTTGATTCAGGGGTCGGGGGGCTTAGTGTTTTAAGAGAAGCGATAAAGCTTCTGCCAAATGAAAATTTTATTTATTTTGGTGATTCAAAAAATGCACCATACGGTGTAAAAAAACTTTCTGAAGTTCAAAATCTTACAGTAGAAGCTGCTGAGTTTTTGTACAGCAAGGATGTAAAAGCGATTGTTATTGCCTGTAATACAGCTACAAGTGCTGCAATTGAGATTTTAAGAAATAAATATAAAGATAGTATTATTATAGGTATAGAACCAGCTTTAAAACCTGCTGTTGAACTAAAAAGAGAAGGAAAAATTATAATAATGGCAACGCCTATGACACTTAGAGAAAAAAAGTTTAAGAATCTTATGTTTAAATACAAAGATGAAGGTGACATAGTTTCTCTTCCATGTCCTGAATTAGTTGAATTTGTTGAAAGAGGAATTTTAGAAGGAGAGCAGCTTTCTAAATATCTTAAAAACAAATTTAGCGAATATTTAGATGAAAAGATTGCCGCAGTTGTACTTGGATGTACACATTATCCATTTGTTAAAAATACTTTATCAAAAATTATTGGAAATGATATACCAATAATTGATGGAGGATTTGGAACAAGTAGTGAATTAAAAAGACAGCTTGCCGAAAATTCATGTTTTTCTGACAGAAAATGCAAAGGCAGTGTAAAAGTATATAATTCATTAAATGATAAAAATATAATTGATTTCTGTTATAATCTTATTAATACAAGATAA
- a CDS encoding peptidylprolyl isomerase encodes MKKPIVTIEMKDGGVIKAELYPDIAKNTVNNFIDLINRGFYDGVIFHRVIPGFMIQGGDPDGTGMGGPGYSISGEFTSNGFQNTLKHTKGVLSMARTMMPNSAGSQFFIMTEDAPHLDGQYASFGKVIEGMDVVEKIVNTKRDMDDRPYEDQVMKKVTVDTFGEKYDAPTTI; translated from the coding sequence ATGAAGAAACCAATAGTTACAATAGAAATGAAAGATGGAGGAGTTATTAAAGCAGAACTTTATCCTGATATAGCAAAAAATACAGTAAATAATTTTATAGATCTTATAAATAGAGGATTTTATGATGGAGTAATATTTCATAGAGTAATTCCTGGATTTATGATACAGGGAGGAGATCCTGATGGAACAGGCATGGGTGGCCCTGGATATTCTATAAGTGGAGAGTTTACTTCAAATGGCTTTCAAAATACTTTAAAACATACTAAAGGAGTATTATCAATGGCAAGAACAATGATGCCTAATTCAGCAGGAAGCCAGTTCTTTATAATGACTGAAGATGCTCCACATTTAGATGGACAGTATGCTTCATTTGGAAAAGTAATTGAAGGAATGGATGTTGTAGAAAAGATAGTAAATACTAAAAGAGATATGGATGACAGACCATATGAAGATCAAGTAATGAAAAAAGTAACAGTTGATACATTTGGAGAAAAATATGATGCACCAACTACAATTTAA
- a CDS encoding DUF3783 domain-containing protein — MKKCVLVYGLKDSEIRKIERLSIKVVKVTNKNLLMTIGDLLNNCKVSADTFSKLKSDEKAVIFDGFTDNELQSTIKTIRTFLQGGVLAVVTESSRKWTFKYLVDHLVDEREWFKKNNQGDN; from the coding sequence GTGAAAAAATGTGTATTAGTTTATGGATTGAAAGATTCAGAAATAAGAAAAATAGAGAGACTTAGTATAAAAGTAGTAAAAGTTACAAATAAAAATTTACTTATGACTATAGGGGATCTTCTTAATAATTGTAAAGTCAGCGCTGATACATTTTCAAAATTGAAATCAGATGAAAAAGCAGTGATTTTTGATGGATTTACTGATAATGAACTTCAAAGTACAATAAAAACCATAAGAACATTTCTGCAAGGTGGTGTTTTAGCGGTAGTTACAGAAAGCTCGCGTAAATGGACTTTTAAATATCTTGTAGACCACCTAGTAGATGAAAGAGAATGGTTTAAGAAGAATAATCAGGGGGACAATTAA
- a CDS encoding helix-turn-helix transcriptional regulator, with protein sequence MSRVGDKIRAAREKSGFTQKNFAKKLGVAEKYINELESGRKVANESFIQRASKLLKTDLNDISMVVTDEELVKERKAFESMPKKKSKESAEVWTDAFASVLKNVPIYDYSLKQTYGTKEMAVHSNKVEGYPQDKVLYLKVQDDEMNGFRMLKGDIAFGHKIKELTNNGFFLVEYKGERKIRQVKTLGNSKILLVSNAGSLRTETMEIKSVIPIAKIEKVEINL encoded by the coding sequence ATGAGCAGAGTTGGAGATAAAATAAGAGCAGCAAGAGAAAAAAGTGGTTTTACGCAGAAAAATTTTGCTAAAAAGCTTGGAGTTGCAGAAAAATATATAAATGAATTAGAATCTGGAAGAAAAGTTGCAAATGAAAGCTTTATACAGAGAGCTTCAAAACTTTTAAAAACAGATTTAAATGATATAAGCATGGTAGTAACTGATGAAGAACTTGTAAAAGAGAGAAAAGCTTTTGAAAGTATGCCTAAAAAGAAAAGCAAAGAAAGTGCTGAAGTATGGACTGATGCATTTGCTTCAGTATTAAAAAATGTTCCTATTTATGATTACAGCCTTAAACAGACTTATGGAACAAAAGAAATGGCAGTTCATTCAAATAAAGTAGAAGGATATCCTCAGGATAAAGTTTTATATTTAAAAGTTCAAGATGATGAAATGAATGGATTTAGAATGCTTAAAGGTGATATTGCTTTTGGACATAAAATAAAAGAACTTACAAATAATGGTTTTTTCCTTGTTGAATACAAAGGAGAAAGAAAAATAAGACAAGTAAAAACTCTTGGAAATTCAAAAATTTTATTAGTAAGTAATGCTGGATCACTTAGAACTGAAACAATGGAAATAAAATCAGTGATTCCAATTGCTAAAATAGAAAAAGTTGAAATAAATCTTTAA